One Flavobacteriales bacterium DNA window includes the following coding sequences:
- a CDS encoding HAD-IB family hydrolase: MPRTLALFDLDGTLTEKDTLLEFIRYVHGEGGFLSGMARNLPWLAAYKLHLIPNWKAKEKVLKHFFGGMSAEEFKEKASAFGMTVLPELIRKDTLEKLRQHERDGAVIAVVTASVEAWVKPWTETMKIHCIASDLEVVSGAITGRIIPANCYGPEKERRVRAHFNLNEFERIFAYGNSRGDRELLAMANEGFHIR, from the coding sequence ATGCCACGTACCCTGGCTCTTTTTGATCTGGACGGGACCCTCACCGAGAAGGACACACTCCTGGAGTTTATCCGGTATGTTCACGGTGAAGGTGGATTCCTATCCGGTATGGCGCGTAATCTCCCGTGGTTGGCGGCCTACAAGTTGCATTTGATCCCGAACTGGAAGGCGAAAGAAAAAGTGTTGAAGCATTTCTTTGGCGGAATGTCAGCGGAGGAATTTAAAGAAAAGGCGTCCGCATTCGGCATGACCGTCCTCCCCGAACTGATCAGAAAAGACACCTTGGAAAAGCTCAGACAACATGAACGGGATGGTGCCGTTATCGCTGTGGTGACCGCTTCAGTTGAAGCATGGGTGAAGCCCTGGACAGAAACCATGAAAATACATTGTATTGCCAGTGACCTTGAAGTGGTCAGTGGCGCGATCACCGGCAGGATCATTCCTGCAAACTGCTACGGGCCGGAAAAGGAGCGCAGGGTACGTGCCCATTTTAATCTTAATGAATTTGAACGCATATTTGCCTACGGCAACAGCCGGGGGGATCGGGAATTACTGGCCATGGCAAATGAGGGCTTCCACATAAGATAA
- a CDS encoding glycosyltransferase family 39 protein — MSIKNKSEEWMQRISDWTGNNATYICWFFIILSFCLRMLHVGDESLHLDEAVSVYHSQQSPAVFMDILKDDPNPPLFNLLIAGWVRLFGVSLVSARIMCTVLNALTIGVFFLFLRKNAGGISAILGASLLTFSNLQLAFSHDARSFTLVGFLAVISMYLFMELFFRRTLRKTILFAVVNSLLMYTHYASVFLFVGQFMTVLLCVRDKKTWYYYLGSQLGSVLLFAPWLKFVIGVSGREPSWIPVPRLLDIRYIYQDFLNGYDSLRVIILITLLAGIFFIRSKWRSGTMDKDRVLVILMLGCGYISVIAAFAFSQVKSLFLPKYLMYTVIGQVGLLAVLLGRTTSIPTAARMAGAAAVLWFYISAFNVHPTKGEDWKHATSFIKSTIKPGDAILVAPWCTYLPFTYYYDPEAFSEDEHTIPLMNERDVFFISALNVERDTFVRPYQRVFYVEAHQADLGGVGENISGELKRTMTPIIERLFPSIKVRLYENRTEPDSMAWELLAKEVHNLEVPLGETHWNNENTITDEVAFEGSRSSRAYSDMPYGICYTDKFDRIYTGKGMVRVVLDLQSMSRHPVNTGIAVQVIDQSGNKVREEYFNTDHLPGQENKWLPGHFNFALLPSEIRGSELKIFVYNPQEEPVYVDNFEVKIYGEK; from the coding sequence TTGTCTATCAAAAATAAATCAGAAGAATGGATGCAGCGTATCTCGGATTGGACCGGGAATAACGCTACCTATATCTGTTGGTTTTTCATCATCCTGAGTTTTTGTCTGCGTATGCTGCACGTGGGTGATGAGAGCCTGCACCTGGATGAAGCTGTCAGCGTTTATCACTCCCAACAGTCTCCTGCGGTTTTTATGGATATCCTCAAGGATGATCCCAATCCGCCGCTATTCAATCTTCTGATCGCCGGGTGGGTGCGTCTTTTCGGTGTTTCCCTGGTATCAGCACGCATCATGTGCACTGTCCTGAATGCCCTTACCATCGGTGTGTTCTTTCTTTTTCTGAGGAAAAATGCAGGTGGGATATCTGCAATACTGGGCGCCTCCCTGCTGACTTTCTCAAATCTTCAGCTGGCATTTTCCCACGACGCGAGAAGTTTTACACTTGTAGGATTTCTGGCGGTGATCTCCATGTACCTGTTCATGGAATTGTTTTTCCGCCGAACCTTAAGAAAAACGATCCTGTTTGCGGTGGTCAACAGTTTATTGATGTACACGCATTATGCTTCAGTGTTCCTTTTCGTCGGTCAGTTCATGACCGTGTTGTTATGTGTGCGGGATAAAAAGACATGGTATTATTACCTGGGAAGTCAGTTAGGATCGGTCTTGTTATTTGCACCCTGGCTCAAGTTTGTAATCGGGGTTTCCGGACGTGAACCGTCATGGATTCCTGTACCCCGGTTGTTAGACATACGCTACATCTACCAGGACTTTCTGAATGGATACGATTCGTTAAGGGTCATCATATTGATTACGCTTCTGGCAGGCATTTTCTTCATCAGGAGTAAGTGGAGGTCCGGCACCATGGATAAGGATCGTGTGCTGGTCATATTAATGCTCGGATGTGGATACATATCGGTTATCGCAGCATTTGCCTTCTCCCAGGTTAAGTCTTTGTTTTTGCCCAAATACCTGATGTACACGGTCATCGGTCAGGTAGGACTGTTGGCTGTATTGCTGGGTAGAACGACCTCCATACCAACAGCAGCGAGGATGGCAGGTGCAGCTGCGGTGTTGTGGTTTTACATCAGTGCATTTAACGTACACCCGACGAAAGGGGAAGACTGGAAACATGCGACGTCATTCATCAAAAGCACCATCAAACCCGGAGATGCCATACTGGTGGCACCCTGGTGTACCTATCTGCCGTTCACCTACTATTATGATCCGGAGGCTTTCAGCGAAGACGAGCATACCATTCCGCTCATGAATGAACGTGATGTGTTTTTCATCAGCGCATTGAACGTTGAGCGCGATACGTTTGTCAGACCTTATCAAAGGGTGTTTTATGTGGAAGCGCATCAGGCCGATCTTGGTGGCGTTGGTGAAAACATTTCTGGCGAACTCAAGCGAACCATGACGCCGATTATCGAGCGGTTGTTTCCAAGCATTAAAGTGAGGCTGTATGAAAACCGGACCGAACCGGATTCGATGGCCTGGGAGTTGCTTGCGAAGGAGGTCCACAACCTGGAAGTGCCGCTTGGTGAGACGCATTGGAATAACGAAAACACCATCACAGATGAAGTGGCCTTTGAAGGGAGTCGTTCCTCCAGGGCATACAGCGACATGCCTTATGGCATCTGTTATACGGACAAGTTCGACAGGATATATACCGGCAAGGGTATGGTAAGGGTCGTGCTCGATCTCCAAAGCATGAGCAGGCATCCCGTGAATACGGGCATTGCAGTGCAGGTGATTGATCAGTCCGGAAATAAGGTAAGAGAAGAATACTTTAACACCGATCATCTTCCGGGTCAGGAAAATAAATGGCTGCCCGGTCACTTCAATTTTGCACTTTTGCCTTCCGAGATTCGTGGGTCGGAATTGAAGATATTTGTCTACAATCCTCAGGAAGAACCGGTTTATGTTGATAACTTTGAGGTGAAAATCTATGGAGAAAAGTAA
- a CDS encoding glycosyltransferase: MISSSEITFIIPCYNESHRLDVTRRKLGDLYAIHPDQPGIIFVNDGSTDDTESRLHDLCEHLQTLSPGIPFRTISYPNNKGKGWALYQGIQQCETPWCITLDADLATGPEEWRYWNEKGWIGEEDNKVYIGSREKGIQHRIVRYSWFRRSIGLAFNRLVRMYTRMPFDDTQCGFKCYPTAIARAAFENLNDYSFAHDVEVLMNIHHNHIPIVSLPVHWNETAGSKVNVFRDGFQMFRTIRGLRSKS, translated from the coding sequence ATGATCTCTTCGTCAGAAATAACGTTCATCATTCCCTGCTACAATGAGTCCCACCGCCTGGATGTTACCCGAAGAAAATTAGGTGACCTGTACGCCATTCACCCGGATCAGCCCGGCATCATTTTCGTGAACGACGGAAGTACCGATGATACGGAATCACGCCTGCATGATCTCTGTGAACACCTGCAAACGCTGTCGCCCGGCATTCCTTTTCGTACCATCAGCTACCCCAACAACAAGGGGAAGGGCTGGGCGCTTTATCAGGGAATACAGCAATGTGAAACCCCCTGGTGCATTACATTGGACGCGGACCTGGCAACAGGACCGGAAGAGTGGAGGTACTGGAATGAAAAAGGTTGGATAGGGGAGGAAGACAATAAGGTCTACATAGGCTCAAGGGAGAAGGGCATCCAACACCGGATCGTCCGCTATTCCTGGTTCCGGAGAAGCATTGGGCTGGCCTTTAATCGACTGGTTCGTATGTACACCCGCATGCCTTTCGATGATACCCAATGCGGATTCAAATGCTACCCCACAGCAATTGCGCGAGCGGCTTTTGAAAATCTGAATGACTACAGCTTTGCGCATGATGTAGAGGTATTGATGAACATCCATCACAACCATATTCCCATCGTGTCATTGCCGGTGCACTGGAATGAAACTGCCGGATCCAAAGTGAATGTTTTTCGCGACGGCTTTCAGATGTTCCGGACCATCCGAGGACTCCGGTCGAAAAGCTGA
- a CDS encoding class I SAM-dependent methyltransferase — MDRRDKERGVHADNFWFRGKKSLIQTLLRAYVPVPGVNILNVGAGTGDDMHVIHPFGKVYATDPDEASVAMIPEQYCVEKKVADALHLPYSDGTFDIALAFDVLEHIEDDHAAIAEIRRVLKKDGLFILSVPAMPELFGAHDRALGHFRRYDQDMLRSGFVHGWENLLLKWWNTTLYPLAARKRKKDRAKKDEVEAPRLPAVIDRVFGYILQRESQAIVHSKAHRGLSLVAVFRKR; from the coding sequence ATGGACAGGAGGGACAAGGAACGAGGTGTACATGCCGATAATTTCTGGTTCCGTGGAAAAAAGTCTCTGATCCAAACCCTTCTTCGTGCTTACGTGCCTGTGCCCGGTGTTAACATCCTGAATGTGGGTGCCGGCACGGGAGATGATATGCATGTGATTCACCCTTTTGGAAAGGTATATGCCACGGACCCGGATGAGGCATCGGTAGCCATGATTCCGGAACAGTATTGTGTAGAGAAGAAGGTGGCCGATGCCCTGCATCTCCCTTATTCAGATGGGACGTTCGACATTGCGCTTGCTTTTGATGTGCTGGAGCACATAGAAGATGATCATGCGGCCATCGCGGAGATAAGACGGGTACTGAAAAAAGACGGACTGTTCATTTTATCCGTGCCTGCCATGCCTGAGCTGTTCGGTGCACATGATCGTGCTCTGGGCCATTTCCGCAGATATGATCAGGATATGCTGAGGTCCGGCTTTGTGCATGGATGGGAGAATCTTCTATTGAAGTGGTGGAATACCACACTGTATCCTCTGGCTGCCAGGAAAAGAAAGAAGGACAGGGCAAAAAAAGATGAAGTGGAAGCACCGCGGTTACCTGCCGTTATTGATCGGGTGTTCGGATATATTCTGCAACGCGAATCCCAGGCGATTGTTCATTCCAAAGCCCATCGCGGCCTCAGTCTGGTTGCTGTTTTCAGGAAGAGATAA
- a CDS encoding acetoacetate--CoA ligase gives MTRSRTDRPMESAPVLWNPSTAWKEQTNMAQYLRWIKDHRKLSFESYEDLRKWSVDHIADFWLSIWEYYDVISHSDYEKVIDVPSGTIMGTRWFTGSTLNYAEHVFRQSNDQHPAIIFKSERHPIQHISWKELESRVAAIAAWLKNKGVSKGDRVVSFLPNTPEALMAFLATNSIGAIWSSCSPDFGTASVVDRFQQIEPKVLFTSDGYSYNGKPFDKTAAAQELVSALPTLEHVVWFPYLNTDAPLPSIPNIVLWNDVVKTASGKLTFTPVSFDHPIWVLYSSGTTGKPKAITHSQGGILLEHLKALGLHQDCKPGDRFFWYSTTGWMMWNYANSALLHGSTVVIYEGAAAWPDIHALWNFAAEAGINHFGGGAAYYIACMKKGVSYAGQNKFPALRSVGSTGSPLPPEAFEWLYDHIKQDMWLISLSGGTDICSGFVGGSPLLPVHKGEIQCRMLGCAVEAFNDDGEAIYDEVGEMVITQPMPSMPVFFWNDEGQEKYRASYFEMYPGIWRHGDWLRITDHGSLIIYGRSDATLNRGGVRIGTSEVYSAVDSIPEVADSLVVCLEKDGGSYYMPLFVVMSSGHPLNDAMKDKINATLKSAYSPRHVPDEIIEVSEIPYTISGKKMEAPVKKILMGMDPKKAVSKDAMRNPAALDVFMKLATA, from the coding sequence ATGACCCGTTCTCGAACTGATCGCCCCATGGAAAGTGCACCCGTTCTCTGGAACCCATCAACGGCCTGGAAGGAACAAACCAACATGGCCCAATACCTTCGGTGGATCAAGGATCACAGGAAATTATCCTTTGAATCCTACGAAGATCTTAGAAAATGGTCTGTGGATCATATTGCCGACTTCTGGCTTTCCATCTGGGAATATTACGACGTCATCTCCCATTCCGACTATGAAAAGGTGATCGACGTGCCCTCCGGGACCATCATGGGCACCAGGTGGTTTACAGGTAGTACCCTCAATTATGCCGAACACGTGTTCAGGCAGTCTAATGATCAGCATCCTGCCATCATCTTCAAATCCGAAAGGCATCCCATTCAACATATTTCATGGAAAGAACTGGAATCCAGGGTTGCTGCCATCGCCGCCTGGTTAAAAAACAAAGGAGTCTCCAAAGGCGATCGGGTGGTTTCTTTTCTGCCTAACACACCGGAAGCACTGATGGCCTTTCTTGCCACCAACAGCATCGGGGCGATATGGTCCAGTTGCTCACCTGATTTCGGAACAGCAAGTGTGGTGGACCGCTTCCAGCAAATCGAACCCAAGGTGCTGTTCACTTCCGATGGCTACAGTTATAACGGTAAGCCATTTGATAAGACCGCTGCTGCGCAGGAACTAGTCAGCGCCCTGCCGACCCTGGAGCATGTGGTATGGTTTCCGTATCTGAATACCGATGCCCCGCTACCATCCATCCCAAACATCGTGTTATGGAATGATGTGGTCAAGACAGCTTCGGGGAAACTCACCTTCACTCCGGTTTCTTTTGACCATCCCATCTGGGTATTGTACTCTTCCGGTACTACAGGAAAGCCCAAGGCGATCACCCACAGTCAGGGAGGCATTTTACTGGAACATTTGAAAGCCCTGGGACTGCATCAGGATTGTAAACCGGGAGACCGGTTCTTCTGGTACAGTACCACAGGATGGATGATGTGGAACTATGCAAATTCCGCACTGCTTCATGGATCCACCGTGGTGATCTACGAGGGAGCCGCCGCCTGGCCCGACATTCATGCACTCTGGAACTTTGCTGCAGAGGCAGGCATCAATCACTTCGGTGGAGGTGCCGCCTACTATATTGCCTGCATGAAGAAAGGGGTGTCGTATGCGGGGCAAAATAAATTTCCTGCATTGCGCTCCGTTGGATCCACCGGGTCGCCATTACCACCCGAAGCGTTCGAGTGGTTGTACGACCACATCAAACAAGACATGTGGCTCATTTCATTGAGCGGTGGTACCGATATATGCAGCGGCTTTGTCGGCGGGTCGCCCTTGCTACCTGTACACAAAGGGGAGATCCAATGCCGCATGCTCGGTTGCGCTGTGGAGGCATTTAATGACGATGGTGAAGCGATCTATGATGAAGTGGGGGAGATGGTCATCACACAGCCCATGCCTTCCATGCCGGTCTTCTTTTGGAACGATGAAGGCCAGGAGAAATATCGCGCCAGTTATTTTGAAATGTATCCCGGAATCTGGCGTCATGGCGACTGGCTTCGCATTACCGATCATGGCAGCCTGATCATTTACGGCCGTTCCGATGCCACCCTCAACCGGGGCGGCGTGCGCATAGGCACCAGTGAGGTGTATAGTGCTGTGGACAGCATCCCGGAAGTGGCGGATAGCCTGGTGGTATGCCTTGAGAAAGATGGCGGCTCATATTACATGCCCCTGTTCGTGGTTATGTCATCCGGGCATCCGCTGAACGATGCCATGAAAGATAAGATCAACGCTACGTTGAAAAGTGCATATTCTCCAAGACACGTTCCCGATGAGATCATAGAGGTTTCTGAGATTCCGTATACCATCAGCGGCAAGAAAATGGAAGCTCCCGTAAAGAAGATTCTCATGGGTATGGATCCCAAAAAGGCGGTAAGCAAAGATGCCATGAGAAACCCTGCAGCACTCGATGTATTCATGAAGCTGGCCACCGCCTGA
- a CDS encoding SDR family oxidoreductase — MNTATNWGNYPVVRADWYEGNQPDKIKDWLFAEDDPVIPRGLGRCYGDSSLGERIWSSNALDRILAFDPVTGMVRCEGGVSLDKIITTCLSAGWFIPVTPGTRYVTIGGGIASDIHGKNHHSEGTFSRHVLSLTLLAPDGRIVTCSPSEQPELFHATSGGMGLTGIILQATMQLKKVESAWIKQVNKKAANLEEVMALFDTHIASTYSVAWIDTLASGKNLGRSILMLGEHALASEVTGNPFEIPAKRKITIPPFFPSFLLNRLSVTAFNKWFYFRNANRGEFLTDYDEYFYPLDSLLHWNRIYGKKGFTQYQLVVPIESGKEALTKILDECRSAGYASFLSVLKLFGDQAPGMISFPKKGYTLTLDFPLNKGLLPFLERLDAIVKDYNGRLYLAKDVRMSEQMFFDTYPGAEDYRNFLKQWDPDGRFASLQSRRIGLSKIQTTNHNGSSMEKNTKSVLVIGASSGLGRALAKKYAQEKWEVTLASRDVAALNLLAGEIEKESGKRPAVEAMDVAAMETHRSMASRLAPDTVICCAGYLGNQENAMEDPEEFRKLMDTNFYGPASLFNEWARVFARRKSGCLIGVSSVAGDRGRQSNYAYGSAKAGFTAYLSGLRNRLQPDNVHVMTVIPGFMRTAMTEGLPLPAPLTASPEQAANDIYKAHMRRKNVVYTLWMWKYLMMIIKMIPEPVFKKLKL, encoded by the coding sequence ATGAACACGGCAACCAACTGGGGAAACTACCCGGTGGTCCGGGCCGATTGGTATGAAGGAAATCAACCGGATAAAATAAAGGACTGGCTTTTTGCCGAAGACGATCCGGTGATCCCACGCGGACTGGGCAGGTGTTACGGAGATTCATCGCTGGGTGAACGCATCTGGTCTTCCAACGCACTGGATCGTATTCTTGCCTTTGATCCGGTAACCGGCATGGTGCGGTGTGAAGGAGGGGTCAGTCTGGACAAGATCATCACCACCTGCCTTTCTGCGGGGTGGTTTATTCCGGTCACACCGGGTACGAGGTATGTGACCATCGGCGGTGGCATTGCCTCTGATATCCATGGCAAGAACCACCATTCGGAAGGTACATTTTCCAGGCACGTATTATCACTGACGTTGCTGGCTCCCGATGGTCGCATCGTGACGTGCAGCCCTTCCGAACAGCCGGAACTTTTTCACGCAACAAGTGGCGGCATGGGGCTCACGGGCATCATCCTGCAAGCCACCATGCAGCTTAAAAAGGTGGAAAGCGCATGGATCAAACAGGTGAATAAAAAGGCAGCCAACCTGGAAGAGGTGATGGCTTTGTTTGACACGCACATTGCTTCGACCTATTCAGTGGCCTGGATTGATACCCTGGCCAGCGGAAAGAACCTCGGGCGCAGCATCCTGATGCTGGGTGAACATGCACTTGCATCCGAGGTTACCGGCAATCCCTTTGAAATACCGGCAAAACGCAAGATCACCATTCCTCCTTTCTTTCCTTCCTTTCTTTTGAATCGTTTGTCCGTTACGGCCTTTAACAAATGGTTCTATTTCAGGAATGCGAATCGCGGTGAGTTCCTGACAGACTACGATGAATATTTTTATCCTTTGGATAGCCTGCTGCACTGGAACAGGATATACGGCAAGAAAGGGTTTACACAATATCAATTGGTGGTCCCGATCGAGTCGGGTAAAGAAGCGCTTACAAAAATTCTTGACGAATGCAGATCAGCCGGCTATGCCTCCTTCCTTTCTGTCCTCAAGTTATTCGGAGATCAGGCACCGGGTATGATATCCTTCCCGAAAAAAGGCTATACCCTCACCCTTGATTTTCCGCTGAACAAAGGACTGTTGCCATTTCTCGAACGCCTGGATGCCATCGTGAAGGATTACAACGGACGGTTGTACCTTGCTAAAGATGTCAGGATGTCTGAACAAATGTTCTTTGATACCTATCCCGGTGCGGAGGATTACAGGAACTTTCTGAAGCAATGGGATCCGGACGGTCGTTTTGCTTCCCTGCAGTCCCGGCGGATCGGATTGAGTAAAATACAAACCACAAATCACAATGGTTCATCCATGGAAAAGAATACAAAGTCGGTATTGGTGATAGGTGCTTCTTCCGGCCTGGGAAGGGCATTGGCCAAAAAGTATGCACAGGAAAAGTGGGAGGTGACCCTGGCATCGAGAGATGTTGCCGCACTGAATTTGCTGGCTGGTGAGATCGAAAAGGAATCGGGAAAACGTCCGGCAGTGGAAGCCATGGATGTTGCCGCTATGGAGACACACCGCAGTATGGCGTCAAGGCTTGCACCGGATACCGTTATCTGCTGTGCGGGATATCTCGGAAACCAGGAGAATGCAATGGAGGATCCGGAAGAGTTCAGGAAACTGATGGACACGAATTTTTATGGGCCAGCCTCTCTTTTCAATGAATGGGCGCGGGTTTTTGCGCGAAGAAAAAGCGGCTGTCTGATAGGCGTGAGTTCCGTTGCGGGTGACCGTGGACGGCAAAGCAACTATGCTTACGGAAGTGCAAAAGCAGGCTTCACCGCATATCTGTCGGGTCTGCGAAACCGCCTTCAACCCGACAATGTGCATGTGATGACGGTCATTCCAGGCTTCATGAGAACCGCCATGACCGAGGGCCTGCCACTCCCGGCACCACTGACCGCATCTCCGGAACAGGCGGCTAATGACATCTACAAAGCCCACATGCGCAGGAAAAATGTGGTCTACACTTTATGGATGTGGAAGTACCTGATGATGATCATCAAAATGATCCCGGAACCCGTCTTCAAGAAACTAAAGCTCTGA
- a CDS encoding NAD(P)/FAD-dependent oxidoreductase produces the protein MEKSNGQEYNCCIIGAGPAGLGTAWELVKNGETNLIIIDRNEVVGGLARTEIRDGARFDVGPHRFFTKNEEVNALWKEVLGSDFIPVDRLTRIYYKGKFFNYPIKAQDVLLKLGPLESFQAMVSYGLARIKPKKKANTFEEWISQMFGTKLYKTFFKTYTEKVWGIPCSEIGAEWAAQRIKGLNFVQVVKNALAGSGKGKPKTLVDQFDYPVEGAGQMYEKMAERVVEKGGKILMNTTVKKFVMENGALTGVVVTDQSGQEATIKARHFFNSAPITHFFHLLNPAPPAELNDAANALYYREHITVNFLITGENLFPDQWIYVHAPEVKAARIANYNNFSDRMTSKRSETAVSVEYFVFKSDDLWKMSDEALVKLAGREMEMIGLCKEKDIINGWVVRETESYPTYYLGYEEPYNALRDYLDAIHNLSPIGRGGLYKYNNQDHSTYSGLLAARNYLKLPGSPYNLWNINIDAEYHESAERSV, from the coding sequence ATGGAGAAAAGTAACGGACAAGAATACAACTGCTGCATCATCGGTGCAGGACCTGCGGGCCTGGGTACGGCCTGGGAGCTGGTTAAGAACGGCGAAACAAATCTGATCATCATCGACAGGAATGAGGTGGTGGGCGGACTGGCAAGAACGGAAATACGGGATGGCGCCAGATTTGATGTGGGACCGCACCGGTTCTTTACCAAGAATGAGGAAGTGAATGCATTGTGGAAGGAAGTGCTCGGGAGCGACTTTATCCCTGTAGACAGGCTTACCAGGATATATTACAAAGGCAAGTTTTTCAATTATCCCATCAAGGCACAGGACGTATTGTTGAAGTTGGGCCCACTAGAGTCGTTTCAGGCCATGGTCTCCTACGGCCTGGCACGTATCAAACCAAAAAAGAAAGCGAACACTTTTGAAGAGTGGATCTCACAAATGTTTGGTACCAAGCTCTACAAAACATTTTTTAAAACTTACACCGAGAAGGTGTGGGGGATTCCTTGCAGTGAGATCGGAGCGGAGTGGGCGGCACAACGCATCAAAGGGTTGAATTTCGTGCAGGTGGTAAAAAATGCCCTGGCCGGCAGCGGTAAAGGAAAGCCTAAAACACTCGTGGATCAGTTCGACTATCCCGTAGAAGGAGCGGGCCAGATGTACGAGAAGATGGCGGAGCGCGTCGTGGAAAAAGGAGGAAAGATCCTGATGAATACGACCGTGAAGAAATTTGTGATGGAGAACGGTGCCCTGACAGGCGTGGTCGTTACAGACCAAAGCGGACAGGAAGCCACCATCAAAGCCAGACATTTCTTCAACAGCGCACCCATCACCCACTTCTTTCACTTGTTGAATCCGGCACCTCCTGCGGAACTGAATGATGCCGCCAATGCGCTCTACTACCGGGAACACATCACCGTTAATTTTCTCATCACCGGAGAGAATCTCTTTCCGGATCAGTGGATTTACGTCCATGCACCCGAGGTAAAAGCCGCACGCATTGCGAACTACAACAATTTTTCCGACAGGATGACATCCAAACGATCGGAGACGGCCGTTAGCGTCGAGTACTTCGTGTTCAAGTCTGACGATCTATGGAAGATGTCCGATGAGGCGTTGGTGAAACTGGCCGGCAGGGAAATGGAGATGATCGGGCTGTGCAAGGAGAAGGATATCATCAACGGCTGGGTGGTTCGTGAGACGGAAAGTTATCCTACCTACTACCTGGGCTACGAGGAACCTTACAATGCACTTCGGGATTACCTGGACGCCATTCATAACTTGAGCCCAATCGGACGCGGAGGTCTGTACAAATACAACAACCAGGATCATTCTACCTATAGCGGACTCCTTGCTGCACGCAATTACCTCAAGCTTCCGGGAAGTCCGTATAACCTCTGGAACATCAATATAGATGCAGAGTATCACGAGAGCGCCGAACGCAGCGTATAA